The window AGTTCGAGTTCACGCCCCACGGCGATCGCCTGCTTCAACGATATGGTTGCTCTTGGCGTTTACGAAGCCGCCGCGGCCCTGCAGCTCAAGATACCGAGGGATGTCAGTGTCACCGGCTGCGACGATATTCAGCTCGCCCCGCTTCTGGGTCCACCGCTCAGTACGGTTCGCATTCCGATCATCGAAATGGGCGAGACCGCCGCTTCCATGTTGCTGTCGCAGGTCGGTGTTGAAACGCCGCCGACTGTATACTCGACACAGAAATTCCGTCCAGAGTTCATCGTGCGCGAGTCGGTAAAGCGCATTAAGAGCTGACTACTTCATCAGCCAGCCGATCAATCCATACTCATCGTTCCAGATCGATTTTAACTCCCAGGCATTGAGTTCTTCCAGACGCACGGCGCCATTGCTTGAGAACACCTCGACGCCCAGTGCCTCGGGCGACGGGAAGATCAGCGAGGTCAACACCGTTGCGCCGTCGTCTACGAAGACCTCGACTGAGAGTTGATCCACAAAGATATGGATTCGAATGGAGTTGCCGGAGGTTTCTACGGGGCCACGCGAGACGATGTTGAAGTTCGGGATCTCAACACCGTTCGCGTTGGCGCGATTTACGTAGATCTCCGAGGAAGCTTCGTCGAAGCCAACGACTAGTTGCTTTCCATCACCGATGCACAAGTTGAGTCCGTAGTGGCCAGTTCGGGTAGTTGTCAGGCGGAAAGTCGCGTCGATCTCATAGGTATTCCGAGACGGTGAGAATCCCGAGATGGGACTCGTTCCGTTCAGCAATATGTTCTCGATGTGCACGCGATCTTTGCGCAGTGTCTTCAACTCCTCGATCGGTTGCTGCAGGATCTGGAATCCCTGAGTCTCCGACGTGACCAAGCGCAATTCACGGGGAATCGAGTGCGCCGTGCTCCCGCCCCACGTTGTCGGGATGCTGTTTGCGTAGTCCCAGCAATTCATCCACGCGATCCAGATCGTTCGGTCTTCCGTTCCGTCGAAATCTCGGAACGTCTTCGTTGCATAGAAGTCGTTTCCCCAATCGGCCCAGTACGTTTGCTCGCGATCCGTCTGCAGCTTTGTGTCGCTGAATCGAATCTCGTCCAGCAGAATGTGCCCCCAGCCGCCTTCCGCATCATCGATCGCACGAATGCAGGCCGTTTTGCCAATCAGGTCTCGAACGTCCCATCCTCTCCAACGCAGCGATTCCGACTCCGGTCCGGGGATCGAGCGCACGATCTCTCCATCGATCAGAAGCTGCAGTTCCGTCTTGTTGGCAAACGCGCCGCCGCCTATCAGGAAATTGACGAAGGGTTTTTCGATTGTGAACTCTCGCGAGGTCATCGTGCCCTTTGTGTCGTCGCCACCGTGGAAGCTGTTTGCCAGGTGGTCGTCGAAGTAGCCGGTCACAGGGTTCTCTGTTGGAAGCGCTCCCCGGGCCGGCGCATCGCCGAAAGCCTCTCCCGTCGTCTTCCAGTCGCCGTACCCTTTCTCGAAATCCTCGAAGACCTCGCCAGGCACGCCGGCACCCTCGTCCAGGAATTTCTTCATCGTCGGATCCAGAACGAACGTGGTCCCAGTGAACTCGCCGACGAAGTATTGGGTCTTGTTGGGGCCAACGCCGCAGATCAAGACCCACTTGAGGTTCTTCGGGTCGCCATCCAGCGGCATCTGCAGCAAGTCCGGTACTTCCCACGCATTCTGCTGCGCGCCGACATTGCCGAACTCGCCCATGTACGTCCAGTCTTTCAGATTGGGGGAGTAGTAGAACTCGAGCTTCTTCTCCGGCGGTCGAGCGATTACCATCACCCAACGCCCGCGAACTTCATCCCAGAAAATCTGTGGATCGCGGAAGTCCTTGCTGGTTGAATCGATAACGGGATTGCCGTCCCAGAATCGGAAGTTGCGGTAGTTCTGGCTGTAAGAGAGGCCCTGGCGCTGGATGCCGGTGGAGTATTCGTGCATCGTGTAGATCGCAACCATGGGCGGAATTCCATTCACGCCGAATCCGCTCGTATTATCCTTATCAACGACAACACAGCCGGAGTAATATCCGAACGACCCATCGTCGCCCAGCATCGCCCAGCCCATGTCGTCCCAGTGCAGGAGATCCGGCGATGTCGCGTGGCCCCACCAGAAGACGTGGTACTTCCCATCATAGAGTAATGGGCCGTCCGGATCGCCGAGCCAACCGGACTGTGCCGAGAAATGGAATTGGGGACGGTACTTCTCTTCGTACATGCCGCGCCTCGCACAAGCCATACTGCCCGCCATCGACAGCAGCATGACCATCCAGAGAACTCTCTTCATCTTCAACCCTCTCATCGATCACCATACTCTCTTATGTGCCTGACGCTGTAAATGTGATTTACTCCTTGGGCATCAGTTGCTGACGAACATCCCCGTGGAAGATCGCGTCCAACTCCCAGACATCCAGCCGATCCAAGGCAATCGGCCCGTACGGGCTTGAAATTCGCAAGTCGATCATTCCACCGGGCGATACCGGATTGATGATCCGAGTCGCGATCGTTCTATAATTCAGGTACACTTCGACAACCGATCTGTCCACGAAGACATGCAGCCGCATGGCTGAGGAACGCTCTTCCGCACCGAACTTGTAGATGGTTCCACCGACCAGCAATTCCTTGCGGGGATGATCGACAACGATAGAGAGATCCCGAGTAGCCAACTCAATTCGCGCATCGTCGGGTGCATCGTATTCCAGAAGGAGTTCCTGGTTTGCCGAGGCGATTCCTCTGAAAGTCTCTGCGCCATCCACTACCATCCGTCCAAATGACCGAGAGTTGCGGCGTAGTGCACTCAGTTCCGCGACGGGCGCCATGGAGAGTTTGCCGTCAGCGCACAGTCTGAGTTCACGCGGCAGCGCCAGGACACCGTTCCATCCTTCGCCCTCGTCGAAGCCACGAACCCAGGCCCACATGATGCGACGCCCCTGAGAATCCAGAAACACGTTTGGTGCGAAGAAGTTGCGACTCACATCCAGCGCGCTGGATGTTTCCACCTTGAAGGTCAAGGACTCCAGATTGAAATCGCCCACGTAGTACTCATTCACCGCAGGCGGAGTAATTGTCAGGATGAACTTCCCGCCCACCTGAAAGAAGCACGGCACTTCGATGTTATGCACGTTCGGGTCGGGATGCTCAAAGAGAATGCCACAGTACTTCCAATTCAGCAAATCGGGCGTAGTGGCCTCGTACAAGGTCACAACGCCTCTGTGCTTGCCATCGGGCTTCTGAATATTGCCCGCCAGCACGCAGAACTGCCGCCCAGCGACCGAAAAGAACGCCGGGTCGCGCCACTCGTAGACCTGAAGGCCATTGTGGATTTCCGGTGTCATGATCGGGTTTGCCGAGTGGCGTTTCCAGCGGATGAGATCATCGTCCAATGGCACCGCCACCATTTGCTCGGCGTATTCACGTGGAGTCCGATCGTTCTTGATCGATGTATAGAACAACATCGGACGACCATCCGGATCGAAGACGATACTGCCCGACCACACTCCTTCTTCACTGTAGTTCTCATCCGGTCCCAAGGCGATAGGCAGATGTTCCCACGAGACCAGGTCCCGGCTGCGCGCGTGGCCCCAGTGCATGTTCCCCCACACGTCGCCGAATGGATTGAACTGGTAGAAGATATGGTACCACCCCTTGTAGTAGACAGGACCATTCGGGTCGTTCATCCAGTTCGCGGGCGAGTGCACATGGTACACGGGACGAGCCAACTTGCTCTCTGCATTTGGCAGTGCAGCAAGAACGCTCTCCAGTGGATTCCGAGATTCGAGACCGGTCATCTCCGCAGACATAGTGCACCTACCCTAGTGGTTTTTGGGATCGAGAGCATCTCTCAGCCCATCGCCCAGCATATTGAAACTGACAACAGTAATCAGTACGGGAATTGCCGGGAGCAGCAGCCATGGGTACTGCACCAGCACTCGGACTTTCTGCGCGTCCTCCAGCAATGTTCCCCAACTGATCATCGGGGGACGAACTCCCAGCCCAAGGAACGACAGCGCCGTTTCACCCAGGATCGTTCCTGGAATCGCGAGCGTCGCGACGACTACGAGGTAGCCTACGCAATTCGGCACGAGATGGCGAACGATGATGTAGGCATGCGAACCGCCGAATGTCTCCGCCGCTTTCACGTAATCCTGTCCGCGATACGAAAGCACCAAGCCGCGGATCTGACGCGCCAGTCCGCCCCATCCGATGAGCGATAGTATGATCACAATTCCAAGGTATGTTTGTGTCGGCCCCCAGGTGGCGGGCAATGCGGCTGCCAGGGCAATCCACAATGGAATCGACGGGAAACTCATCAACAACTCGATCGAACGCTGCATCACGTTGTCCAGCCATCCGCCAAAGTAGCCGGATACCGCACCGATCAGCGTCCCAATGATCGTGGTGATCGCGACACCTATGAGACCGATCGTCAGCGATACACGCGCACCGTGGAATATGCGACTCAGCAAGTCGCGCCCGAGTCGATCCGCCCCGATTGGTCGCCAATCGATATCAGGCACGCTGACGAGGTGTCGCTCCGTCGGGATCAGGCCAATGAGCTTGTATGGTTCGCCCTTTGCGAACAGACGGATGGGGTGAGTCGCAGACTGATCGATTGTGTAGACGCGTTCCATCCCGTCCTCGGAAAGCCCCATCTTCAAGTCGTACACGAATGGGCGAGTGAGCTTACCATTGTGGGAGAAATGTGGCATCATCGGCGGCGCGTAGATCCGATCCTTCACAACCGTGTTCGGCGCGACGGGCGACATGAATCCGGCCACGGCGGCCGAGACGTAGAGCAGCACGATGATCACGGCGGAGATACGTGCCAGGCGATTGTGACGAAGCTCCCGCCAAACGCGTTTCCGTCGGCTGATCAAGCCTTCGGCTTCGACCGCAAAGGCTTCGGGATCTTTGTGCATTCGATCAGTCATATCGAATCCTCGGATCCAGAAGTGCCAGCGCGATGTCCGCGAGGAGATTCCCAACGAGCAGCATCGCGCTCATCATCAGAATCAGCGATCCTGCCAGGTACATATCCTGCACCTGCAGCGACTCAAAGAGAAGCAGGCCAGCCGTTGGCAGGTTGAGGACGATCGAGATAATCGCCGAGCCGGAGAGTAGTGACGGCAGGCTCATCCCCATGATCGAGACGATTGGATTGATCGCCATGCGCAGCGCGTGCTTGCCGACGATCTTGCGCCGCGAGAGCCCCTTTGCTCGCGCCATTCGGATATACGGCTGCGACAGAGTATCGATCACCGATCCACGCATGATGCGCATGATGCCGGCGGTTCCATTGATCGCGACAATCGCCGCAGGCACCCACAGGTGCTTCAGTAGATCGAGAACCTTGTGAATCGACCAAGGCGCAAACTCGTACTCGGGCGAGAAGAGGCCGAGGAAGCTGGTGTTCATGACGAAGATGCCAAACACCAACAGGGCCAATGCCACGAGGAACTCCGGCAGGCTCATGCCGATGAAGCTGACAATGCTGATTGCGACATCCTCGCGCTTGAACTTCTTCATCGCCGCCAGAGTCCCCAGAGGGATCGCCAACAAGTACACGAAGATGAAACTCGTTCCTGACAGCAACAGCGTAAAGCCGATGTAACTCCAGATGATGTCTGTTACCGGCTCGTCGTAGATGAAACTCTCACCGAAGTCACCGTGTAGAACGATGCCCGAGACCCACTTGAAGTACTGCACCGGCATCGGCTGGTCCAAACCATAGCGGCGTTCCAATTGCTGCTTCTGCAGAATGGCCGAACCCGTTGCGCCTTGCGCTTCCAGTTCAGCGATCTTCTGATCGATAAAGGTGCCTTCGGGGAGCTGAATGATGATGAAGCTGATCAGCGAGATCGCGAACAGCATCGGAATGAAGACTAGAATCCGCCGGAGGATGTACGTAATCATCGTGTCGCCTCCGCTCGGAAGCCATCGCTCTCACCATCTCCCTTGTAGTCCGGGTCGAAGAAGAACTGCTCGGGGTTACGGTTCGCCGGCTGCACAATAGCCCAGGGACCAATCACGCCGGACTTCGGAATGTTCCGAAGATTGCGCTTCGTCACGACGGGCGCGAACTGGCGACCCGTGGTGCCGATAATCACTGGGCCTTCGCGAAGTTGTATCTCGATCGCATCCAGAACCAGATCGTGACGCTTCTCCTGATCCTTTGTGCGCTTGATCTCGTCGAAGATGTCGACGAGTTCCTTCGTCCAACCCGTCGGCGCCTTCCCCTTGTCGCCGCCGGTGATGTACCACCGCCCCGTCTGGGGATGCCAGTAGTACGCGACCACTGGAAAGACGTATCCCGGGAACGTGAACAAATCCATTTCGCTCATGTGTTGCATGTAGAGATCGAACTCCGCCTCGCGCACGCGACGATCGCGGCGTCCACCAATGTCGCGCTGCAGCAAGACGTTGAGGCCGACGTTCCGCAGCATCCCTTGCACGAGGATCGCCTCGTCCATCGCCAGCGGCCAATCCTGCACGTCGACGATCAGGGTCAGCGGCTTGCCGTCGTACATTCGATAGCCATTCTTGTCCCTCATTGTGAGGCCCGCTTCGTCCAACTTCGCATTTGCCTTGTCGACATTGAACTCGCTCCAGGCCTTTTTCCAGCGCTCCAGTACTTCCTGTCCGCGCGGACTCTGGAAGTGCCACGATTCATCCGTGATCGTCGCGCCGCGAGGCTCCGACAGACCGCCCCAAATCACCTGGTTGATCAGTTCGCGATCGATGGCGTAGGCAATGCCCTCGCGGAGGCACTTGTTCGTCAGCAACTTTGCCCGTTCCGGATCCTTGTTTTCCATGTTCACGACGATTGCGAACAGGGCCCCGGTGCCTTCTTCCCAACGGCGAATCTGGTAGTTACCCTCATCCGCAAATTGCTTGAGCAGCCCATAGTCCTGGCGCGAGACGTAGCGGAATTGTGCGTCGATATTCCCGCTCATGATCATTAGTACGCCGGTCTCGGACGATTGCACTCGCGTGCTCACGACCCGGTCGATGTAGGGCAACTGCCGCCCCAGCTTGTCCACGGTCCAATAGTACGGATTGCGTTCGAAGATGACCCGATCGCTCGTTCCGCTGATGTATGTCAACATCCACGGCCCCAGCGTCGGTCGATTCACATCCGTGATGTCTCCGAACTTGCGATCGAATTCCGTGAAGTCCTCATACTCGTCCGTGTAGTCCGGATGAAACTGCTTCAGATAATGCGCCGGCCGAATCACCGTTTCCGGAACCCAGAAGCCTGTCGCCATCATCACTGGAAGCGTATAGAAGGGCTCCTTGTATTTGAAGACCACTGTGTACAAATCCGGCGTTTCCAACTCCATCAACTCGCCACCCGAATATGCCCACTCCTGTGGCATTTCAGAGGTCCGATCATCCGTGGCGACATCCCACCAGAATGCAATGTCTGAACTGTCGAACGGTTCGCCGTCGCTCCATCGAACGCCCTTGCGCAGATGAAACGTGATTTCATTACCGGCATCGTTGAATTCCCAGGAGGTCGCGATTCCGGGGATGATATCCGTTGTCTCCGGATTCCAGCGCGTCAATCCCCAGTAGTTATTGATCAACCGAAACGTCGGGAAGTCAGGATACAGGTGGAACCGCCGCCAGGTGCCCCCATACAGCCCCGGCGTTTCGACGGGCTCTACGATGCGGGGATCTTCCGGGAGGCGGTCTTCAAGCGGCGGAAGTTCGCCCGCGGCCACCTCCTTTGCCAAGAGGGGCGATTCCTTCAGTTGCAGGTTCTCTTCCCGACTGATATCGGCGTAGCTCGAATCGCCTTCGCTCTTCGGCTGGCAGCCGCCGAGCATGACTGCCAGCGCAATCGTCACAAGCAGGATGCTGAATCTCGCGGCCATCACGATTGGCCTCCCCGTCCCGCGAGATTCAGTTCCTCTGCATGGAAACAAGCAGCCTTTCGGCCCATCGCGATCTCGCGCAGGTCGGGCACGCGTGCTTCGCACTCCTTCGTCGCGTAAGGACAGCGCTGGCGGAAATCACATCCACTGTCTGACCTCGCCGGATCGGAGAACAGCGTCTCCTTCTTCTGTGGGTCTGTGCGCTGCGCGGGTGTGGCCACCGGAATCGACTTCAGCAGCATCTCCGTGTACGGGTGCTTCGGGTTGCTGTAGACATGGTCGCGGGGACCTTCCTCAACGATGCGTCCCAGGTACATTACTGCAATGCGATCGCTCATGTAGCGCACAACATCCAGGTTGTGGGCAATGAACAGGTACGTCAGTCCCCACTTGCTCTTCAGGTCTTTCAGAAGATTTAGAATCTGGGACTGCACGGAAACATCGAGAGCCGATACCGGCTCGTCGAGAATCAAAAGCTTCGGATTCAGAGCGATCGCGCGGGCAATGCCGATGCGTTGACGCTGGCCGCCGGAGAAGGCATGCGGATAGCGATTTGCATAAGACGCCCGCAGCCCCACTGCCTCAATCAACTCCTCGACGCGCTTATCGATCTCCTCCTTCGTCATTCCCCCCTGCAGTTTCAGCGGCTCGCCAACGATGTCTCGAATCGTCAGCAGCGGGTTCATTGAACTCGTCGGATCCTGAAAGACCATCTGGATGAAGCGGCGGTACGGCTTCAATTCACGTCGCGTCGCGTGCGAGTAGAGCACTTCGCTGCCGTTGAATCGTGCGATGACTTTTCCATCCGTCGGCGCAAGAATTCGAAGCAGCGTCTGGACGAGTGTCGACTTCCCACAGCCACTCTCCCCCACCAGGCCAAGCGTTTCACCCTCGCGAATCTGCAACGACACGTCATCCACGGCGCGAACATGCCCGATCGTGCGCCGAAAGATACCCTTTGTAACAGGGAACCACATCCGCAGATTCTGCGTTTCAAGAATCGGGGGCCGCTCGCCTTCGCTCATGAGTCGCCTCCGTGGGCAGGGTCGCTCAGCCAACAGGCAACGCTGTGGCCGTCGCCCATTTCAAACTTGGGCGGCATCGTCGTGCACTGCTCCATCTCAAGAGGGCAGCGACCACGGAAGGGGCAGCCTTCAGGCGTATGGCTGATGTCCGGGACGACTCCGCGAATGTGCGAGAGCGGCGCATCCGGATCCGAGTCAGGCAGTGGGATGCTCGTGAACAAGCCCATCGTATAGGGATGCTGTGGATTGCGGAAGATCGTATTCGAATCGCCCGATTCAACAATTTTGCCAAGGTACATCACGTGTACTTCATCGGCCATCTCTGCGACGACGCCCATATCGTGCGTGATGATTAGAATGGACATTCTCTTGTCACGTTGCAGCGCGCGGAGCAGGTTCAGCACTTGCGCTTGAATCGTGACATCAAGTGCAGTCGTCGGCTCATCTGCGATGAGCAGGCGTGGTCCGCAGGACAACGCCATCGCGATCAATGCGCGCTGACACATACCGCCGGACATCTGATACGGATACTCGCGAACGCGACGCTCGGGGGCAGGGATTCCAACTTCGGCCAGCAAACTCACTGCGCGATTCCATGCGTCTGCTTTGCTCGTGGATTCGTGAGCGAGAATCATCTCCACGATCTGCTCGCCTATCGTGTATACAGGCGTCAGGGCACTGCGCGCATCCTGCGAAATCAGCGCGATCTCCCCGCCACGTAGTTTCATTAGTTGCTTCGAATCTTCATCGAGTGCAGCCAGATCTTCCGTCGACCCGTCTGAGTGGCAAAACCGAATTGCCCCTCCTGAAATCCGCCCGGGTTCTTCCAAAATGCGCAGAATCGCCATGCCGGTCAGGCTTTTGCCACATCCGCTTTCGCCCAGTAGTGCTACTGTCTTTCCCTCGGGAATGGACAGATCGATCCCGCGCACGGCTTTCACAAAGCCGGTCCGGAGGTCGAAACCGACTTCCAGATTCTCGACACGCAGGATGCATCCATCCTTCTTAGACACGACAGTCCCCCTTGGATTGCTCAAGCAGTTCAGCGCTCAACTTCGGAGTCGCACCGCGCTGCGATGCCACGAAGGCTCCCGTTCGATTCGCAAGACGCAGAGCCTCCTTCGGATCGGCCATGCCCCCTTCGCTCAAGAGCGAGTGAATCATGGATGCCAGGAACGAATCTCCCGCACCAACCGCATCGGCAACCGTGACCTCGATTCCATCGGCCTCGAAGTACTCGCCCGCGTGAACCATAAACGCCCCATCGCCCCCGCGTGTCACAACGAGCGTCTCGATCTTCCACATCTCTGCCAAGCGCTCTGCCACAAGGCGAGGCGCGCCTGCGATTTCAAACCACGCCGCGAGCTCATTCAACTCGGCGACATTCATCTTCACGAAGTGCGAATGCTGCAGTCCAAACTCCACAACCTCCCGATCAGTAAAGGGCGGCCTTAGGTT of the bacterium genome contains:
- a CDS encoding ABC transporter permease produces the protein MITYILRRILVFIPMLFAISLISFIIIQLPEGTFIDQKIAELEAQGATGSAILQKQQLERRYGLDQPMPVQYFKWVSGIVLHGDFGESFIYDEPVTDIIWSYIGFTLLLSGTSFIFVYLLAIPLGTLAAMKKFKREDVAISIVSFIGMSLPEFLVALALLVFGIFVMNTSFLGLFSPEYEFAPWSIHKVLDLLKHLWVPAAIVAINGTAGIMRIMRGSVIDTLSQPYIRMARAKGLSRRKIVGKHALRMAINPIVSIMGMSLPSLLSGSAIISIVLNLPTAGLLLFESLQVQDMYLAGSLILMMSAMLLVGNLLADIALALLDPRIRYD
- a CDS encoding carbohydrate kinase, with product MACDVLCVGEVLWDALPEGLFLGGAPLNVAIHLRQLGVESSMVTAVGNDELGREVLRRLERVGFPCGLVQISSEHETGFVVVAVGKGGEPTYEILWPSAWDMIEATERLLEETRSARALVFGTLGQREEISRATIQQAVRAARYRIFDVNLRPPFTDREVVEFGLQHSHFVKMNVAELNELAAWFEIAGAPRLVAERLAEMWKIETLVVTRGGDGAFMVHAGEYFEADGIEVTVADAVGAGDSFLASMIHSLLSEGGMADPKEALRLANRTGAFVASQRGATPKLSAELLEQSKGDCRV
- a CDS encoding ABC transporter substrate-binding protein; translated protein: MAARFSILLVTIALAVMLGGCQPKSEGDSSYADISREENLQLKESPLLAKEVAAGELPPLEDRLPEDPRIVEPVETPGLYGGTWRRFHLYPDFPTFRLINNYWGLTRWNPETTDIIPGIATSWEFNDAGNEITFHLRKGVRWSDGEPFDSSDIAFWWDVATDDRTSEMPQEWAYSGGELMELETPDLYTVVFKYKEPFYTLPVMMATGFWVPETVIRPAHYLKQFHPDYTDEYEDFTEFDRKFGDITDVNRPTLGPWMLTYISGTSDRVIFERNPYYWTVDKLGRQLPYIDRVVSTRVQSSETGVLMIMSGNIDAQFRYVSRQDYGLLKQFADEGNYQIRRWEEGTGALFAIVVNMENKDPERAKLLTNKCLREGIAYAIDRELINQVIWGGLSEPRGATITDESWHFQSPRGQEVLERWKKAWSEFNVDKANAKLDEAGLTMRDKNGYRMYDGKPLTLIVDVQDWPLAMDEAILVQGMLRNVGLNVLLQRDIGGRRDRRVREAEFDLYMQHMSEMDLFTFPGYVFPVVAYYWHPQTGRWYITGGDKGKAPTGWTKELVDIFDEIKRTKDQEKRHDLVLDAIEIQLREGPVIIGTTGRQFAPVVTKRNLRNIPKSGVIGPWAIVQPANRNPEQFFFDPDYKGDGESDGFRAEATR
- a CDS encoding glycoside hydrolase family 32 protein, which produces MSAEMTGLESRNPLESVLAALPNAESKLARPVYHVHSPANWMNDPNGPVYYKGWYHIFYQFNPFGDVWGNMHWGHARSRDLVSWEHLPIALGPDENYSEEGVWSGSIVFDPDGRPMLFYTSIKNDRTPREYAEQMVAVPLDDDLIRWKRHSANPIMTPEIHNGLQVYEWRDPAFFSVAGRQFCVLAGNIQKPDGKHRGVVTLYEATTPDLLNWKYCGILFEHPDPNVHNIEVPCFFQVGGKFILTITPPAVNEYYVGDFNLESLTFKVETSSALDVSRNFFAPNVFLDSQGRRIMWAWVRGFDEGEGWNGVLALPRELRLCADGKLSMAPVAELSALRRNSRSFGRMVVDGAETFRGIASANQELLLEYDAPDDARIELATRDLSIVVDHPRKELLVGGTIYKFGAEERSSAMRLHVFVDRSVVEVYLNYRTIATRIINPVSPGGMIDLRISSPYGPIALDRLDVWELDAIFHGDVRQQLMPKE
- a CDS encoding GH32 C-terminal domain-containing protein, with translation MKRVLWMVMLLSMAGSMACARRGMYEEKYRPQFHFSAQSGWLGDPDGPLLYDGKYHVFWWGHATSPDLLHWDDMGWAMLGDDGSFGYYSGCVVVDKDNTSGFGVNGIPPMVAIYTMHEYSTGIQRQGLSYSQNYRNFRFWDGNPVIDSTSKDFRDPQIFWDEVRGRWVMVIARPPEKKLEFYYSPNLKDWTYMGEFGNVGAQQNAWEVPDLLQMPLDGDPKNLKWVLICGVGPNKTQYFVGEFTGTTFVLDPTMKKFLDEGAGVPGEVFEDFEKGYGDWKTTGEAFGDAPARGALPTENPVTGYFDDHLANSFHGGDDTKGTMTSREFTIEKPFVNFLIGGGAFANKTELQLLIDGEIVRSIPGPESESLRWRGWDVRDLIGKTACIRAIDDAEGGWGHILLDEIRFSDTKLQTDREQTYWADWGNDFYATKTFRDFDGTEDRTIWIAWMNCWDYANSIPTTWGGSTAHSIPRELRLVTSETQGFQILQQPIEELKTLRKDRVHIENILLNGTSPISGFSPSRNTYEIDATFRLTTTRTGHYGLNLCIGDGKQLVVGFDEASSEIYVNRANANGVEIPNFNIVSRGPVETSGNSIRIHIFVDQLSVEVFVDDGATVLTSLIFPSPEALGVEVFSSNGAVRLEELNAWELKSIWNDEYGLIGWLMK
- a CDS encoding ABC transporter ATP-binding protein gives rise to the protein MLRVENLEVGFDLRTGFVKAVRGIDLSIPEGKTVALLGESGCGKSLTGMAILRILEEPGRISGGAIRFCHSDGSTEDLAALDEDSKQLMKLRGGEIALISQDARSALTPVYTIGEQIVEMILAHESTSKADAWNRAVSLLAEVGIPAPERRVREYPYQMSGGMCQRALIAMALSCGPRLLIADEPTTALDVTIQAQVLNLLRALQRDKRMSILIITHDMGVVAEMADEVHVMYLGKIVESGDSNTIFRNPQHPYTMGLFTSIPLPDSDPDAPLSHIRGVVPDISHTPEGCPFRGRCPLEMEQCTTMPPKFEMGDGHSVACWLSDPAHGGDS
- a CDS encoding ABC transporter ATP-binding protein, with protein sequence MSEGERPPILETQNLRMWFPVTKGIFRRTIGHVRAVDDVSLQIREGETLGLVGESGCGKSTLVQTLLRILAPTDGKVIARFNGSEVLYSHATRRELKPYRRFIQMVFQDPTSSMNPLLTIRDIVGEPLKLQGGMTKEEIDKRVEELIEAVGLRASYANRYPHAFSGGQRQRIGIARAIALNPKLLILDEPVSALDVSVQSQILNLLKDLKSKWGLTYLFIAHNLDVVRYMSDRIAVMYLGRIVEEGPRDHVYSNPKHPYTEMLLKSIPVATPAQRTDPQKKETLFSDPARSDSGCDFRQRCPYATKECEARVPDLREIAMGRKAACFHAEELNLAGRGGQS
- a CDS encoding ABC transporter permease, with the protein product MTDRMHKDPEAFAVEAEGLISRRKRVWRELRHNRLARISAVIIVLLYVSAAVAGFMSPVAPNTVVKDRIYAPPMMPHFSHNGKLTRPFVYDLKMGLSEDGMERVYTIDQSATHPIRLFAKGEPYKLIGLIPTERHLVSVPDIDWRPIGADRLGRDLLSRIFHGARVSLTIGLIGVAITTIIGTLIGAVSGYFGGWLDNVMQRSIELLMSFPSIPLWIALAAALPATWGPTQTYLGIVIILSLIGWGGLARQIRGLVLSYRGQDYVKAAETFGGSHAYIIVRHLVPNCVGYLVVVATLAIPGTILGETALSFLGLGVRPPMISWGTLLEDAQKVRVLVQYPWLLLPAIPVLITVVSFNMLGDGLRDALDPKNH